A genomic region of Phycodurus eques isolate BA_2022a unplaced genomic scaffold, UOR_Pequ_1.1 contig_27, whole genome shotgun sequence contains the following coding sequences:
- the LOC133398243 gene encoding zinc finger protein OZF-like isoform X1, with protein sequence MCARRTAEYEEELWGPIEKKEPQSKLLDAVFNLQPRTVQCRADITEELRTERQEPEPPHIKEEVEDEEVYHIKEEEEPISIKKEEEEACPHIKVEEEDITKFPSTGVPLKSEDGQSEENRGVEPPSSSSSQHITTEGDGDHCGGSQADGLLPPLSDSDDMMSHSPHTDENHDDKQSEGDMTCHTDNKRWKCSQYGKTFKSSLKQHITHTGERAFSCSICDKRFSRKGDLTSHTRTHTGEKPFSCSVCGQRFTQKETLKIHTRTHTGEKPFSCSVCGQRFTQKRVLKIHTRTHTGEKPFSCSVCGQRFTQKEHLKIHTRTHTGEKPFSCSVCGQRFTQKGHLKKHTRTHTGEKPFSCSVCGQRFTQKGALKIHTRTHTGEKPFACSVCGQRFSHKGNLTSHTRTHTGEKPFSCSVCGKRFSHKGDFKVHTRTHTGEKPFSCTFCGQRFSEKATLIKHTRTHTGEKPFSCSICGQRFSHKDRAKTHKCAGENSSAQDAFNENVNV encoded by the exons ATGTGCGcaagaaggacagcagagtacgaggaggaactttggggACCAATAGAAAAAAAGGAGCCACAATCTAAACTACTGGACGCTGTTTTCAATCTGCAGCCGCGAACTGTACAATGCAGAGCAG acatcactgAAGAGCTTCGTACTGAGCggcaggagccagagccccctcacattaaagaggaagtggaggacgaaGAGGTCTACcatatcaaagaggaagaggagcccatttcgattaaaaaagaggaggaagaagcctGCCCCCACATCAAGGTGGAAGAGGAGGATATCACAAAGTTTCCATCtactggtgtccctttgaagagtgaagatggtcaaagtgaggagaacagaggggtggagcctccaagcagcagctcaagtcaacacattacaacagaaggtgatggagaccactgtggaggatcacaagcagacggcctcttaCCTCCACtgtcagatagtgacgacatgatgtcacactctcctcacactgatgaaAATCATGATGATAAACAGtctgaaggtgatatgacatgtcacactgacaacaaacgatggaaatgttctcagtatGGGAAAACGTTTAAGAGCAGTTTGAAACAACACATAACACATACTGGAGAGAGAGCTTTTTCCTGCTCTATTTGTGATAAAAGATTCTCTCGCAAGGGAGACTTGACAagccacacaagaacacacactggagaaaaacctttttcctgctcagtttgtggtcaaagattcactcagaaggaaactttaaaaatacacactagaacgcacactggtgaaaaacctttttcctgctcagtttgtggtcaaagattcactcagaagagagtcttaaaaatacacacgagaacccacactggtgagaaacctttttcctgctcagtttgtggtcaaagattcactcagaaggaacacttaaaaatacacacaagaacccacactggtgagaaacctttttcctgctcagtttgtggtcaaagattcactcagaagggacatttaaaaaaacacacaagaacccacactggtgagaaacctttttcctgctcagtttgtggtcaaagattcactcagaagggagccttaaaaatacacacaagaacccacactggtgagaaaccttttgcctgctcagtttgtggtcaaagattctctcacaaGGGAAACTTGACAAgccacacaagaacccacacgggtgagaaacctttttcctgctcagtttgtggtaaaagattctctcaCAAGGGAGATTTCAaagtacacacaagaacccacactggtgaaaaacctttttcctgcacattttgtggtcaaagattctctgaaaaggcaactttaataaaacacacaagaacccacactggtgagaaacccttttcctgctcaatttgtggtcaGAGATTCTCTCATAAGGATCGGgctaagacacacaagtgtgctggtgagaataGTAGTGCTCAAGATgcttttaatgaaaatgtaaatgtttaa
- the LOC133398243 gene encoding zinc finger protein OZF-like isoform X2 translates to MENDITEELRTERQEPEPPHIKEEVEDEEVYHIKEEEEPISIKKEEEEACPHIKVEEEDITKFPSTGVPLKSEDGQSEENRGVEPPSSSSSQHITTEGDGDHCGGSQADGLLPPLSDSDDMMSHSPHTDENHDDKQSEGDMTCHTDNKRWKCSQYGKTFKSSLKQHITHTGERAFSCSICDKRFSRKGDLTSHTRTHTGEKPFSCSVCGQRFTQKETLKIHTRTHTGEKPFSCSVCGQRFTQKRVLKIHTRTHTGEKPFSCSVCGQRFTQKEHLKIHTRTHTGEKPFSCSVCGQRFTQKGHLKKHTRTHTGEKPFSCSVCGQRFTQKGALKIHTRTHTGEKPFACSVCGQRFSHKGNLTSHTRTHTGEKPFSCSVCGKRFSHKGDFKVHTRTHTGEKPFSCTFCGQRFSEKATLIKHTRTHTGEKPFSCSICGQRFSHKDRAKTHKCAGENSSAQDAFNENVNV, encoded by the exons atggaaaatg acatcactgAAGAGCTTCGTACTGAGCggcaggagccagagccccctcacattaaagaggaagtggaggacgaaGAGGTCTACcatatcaaagaggaagaggagcccatttcgattaaaaaagaggaggaagaagcctGCCCCCACATCAAGGTGGAAGAGGAGGATATCACAAAGTTTCCATCtactggtgtccctttgaagagtgaagatggtcaaagtgaggagaacagaggggtggagcctccaagcagcagctcaagtcaacacattacaacagaaggtgatggagaccactgtggaggatcacaagcagacggcctcttaCCTCCACtgtcagatagtgacgacatgatgtcacactctcctcacactgatgaaAATCATGATGATAAACAGtctgaaggtgatatgacatgtcacactgacaacaaacgatggaaatgttctcagtatGGGAAAACGTTTAAGAGCAGTTTGAAACAACACATAACACATACTGGAGAGAGAGCTTTTTCCTGCTCTATTTGTGATAAAAGATTCTCTCGCAAGGGAGACTTGACAagccacacaagaacacacactggagaaaaacctttttcctgctcagtttgtggtcaaagattcactcagaaggaaactttaaaaatacacactagaacgcacactggtgaaaaacctttttcctgctcagtttgtggtcaaagattcactcagaagagagtcttaaaaatacacacgagaacccacactggtgagaaacctttttcctgctcagtttgtggtcaaagattcactcagaaggaacacttaaaaatacacacaagaacccacactggtgagaaacctttttcctgctcagtttgtggtcaaagattcactcagaagggacatttaaaaaaacacacaagaacccacactggtgagaaacctttttcctgctcagtttgtggtcaaagattcactcagaagggagccttaaaaatacacacaagaacccacactggtgagaaaccttttgcctgctcagtttgtggtcaaagattctctcacaaGGGAAACTTGACAAgccacacaagaacccacacgggtgagaaacctttttcctgctcagtttgtggtaaaagattctctcaCAAGGGAGATTTCAaagtacacacaagaacccacactggtgaaaaacctttttcctgcacattttgtggtcaaagattctctgaaaaggcaactttaataaaacacacaagaacccacactggtgagaaacccttttcctgctcaatttgtggtcaGAGATTCTCTCATAAGGATCGGgctaagacacacaagtgtgctggtgagaataGTAGTGCTCAAGATgcttttaatgaaaatgtaaatgtttaa